The following coding sequences are from one Natrarchaeobaculum sulfurireducens window:
- a CDS encoding transposase produces MSEKTVVVVDQFTKRVGTVQRRGWYPIGSNPTIETSNSWKKVTVLGAVTDDGDSFYFWTEENLNRFHGIRLLEALKEKFGEELVVFLDRAGYFYARDLWEHVSGERATETVGDSSVACVRGDGLEVWYFPSKLPELNPVEGCWDQLNEWFKHRLIPDLPRLKQHLARGISQINEPNIWNYLCP; encoded by the coding sequence CTGAGCGAGAAGACTGTCGTTGTCGTTGATCAGTTCACCAAGCGAGTCGGGACGGTTCAACGACGTGGGTGGTATCCGATTGGCTCGAATCCAACAATAGAGACCTCGAACTCTTGGAAGAAGGTGACAGTGCTCGGCGCTGTCACCGACGACGGTGACAGCTTCTACTTCTGGACGGAAGAAAACCTGAACAGATTTCACGGGATTCGGCTGTTAGAAGCGTTGAAAGAGAAGTTTGGGGAGGAGTTAGTGGTATTTCTTGACCGGGCAGGGTACTTCTATGCACGGGATCTGTGGGAACACGTTAGTGGTGAGCGGGCGACCGAAACTGTCGGAGACAGTTCGGTCGCCTGCGTGCGTGGAGACGGCCTCGAAGTGTGGTACTTTCCGTCGAAACTCCCCGAGCTGAACCCTGTCGAAGGTTGCTGGGATCAGCTAAACGAGTGGTTCAAACATCGGTTGATCCCAGATCTCCCGAGGCTGAAACAACATCTAGCGAGAGGAATCTCACAGATCAACGAACCAAACATCTGGAATTATCTGTGTCCCTGA
- a CDS encoding site-specific integrase → MVERDKNSFDSLDDAIESYLDELSGSVPDSTFWSQQTTITRFREEVSTLHSSEDCLESHQICTFINQVLENTTAEVSTICGWVNDLISLQAYIHHQDPTILKKRLLSELEESEILDGRVITEYLFKDTLGSDIQGYSERVLTLVAYLRQYQFGTRVHVYVELILDTCSQPGYVRDLELEDINLDNDTVVISIPETHLVSKAGLVTQRVANISPETSEALEEFIAYERKEPTEISDNPLLTTSHGRASESTLRREVKQASESAEEYPVVASPLTRHQTSCIVPSEIWQCSILQFLERQ, encoded by the coding sequence GTGGTTGAGAGGGACAAGAACTCTTTCGATTCTCTTGACGATGCAATTGAGTCCTATCTAGATGAATTATCTGGTAGTGTTCCCGATTCTACCTTTTGGTCCCAGCAAACTACAATCACGAGATTTAGAGAAGAGGTTAGTACTCTTCATTCTTCAGAGGACTGCTTAGAAAGTCATCAAATTTGTACTTTTATCAATCAGGTATTAGAGAACACTACCGCTGAGGTCAGCACAATCTGTGGGTGGGTTAATGATTTGATTAGTCTTCAAGCATATATTCATCACCAAGATCCTACTATTCTCAAGAAACGCCTGCTATCAGAGTTAGAAGAGTCAGAAATATTGGATGGTAGGGTGATTACTGAATATCTCTTTAAGGATACACTTGGAAGCGATATCCAAGGGTATTCTGAACGGGTTTTAACATTAGTAGCATACCTCCGTCAGTACCAATTTGGTACTCGAGTTCACGTATATGTAGAACTCATACTTGACACATGTAGCCAACCAGGGTATGTACGCGATCTTGAGCTTGAAGACATCAATTTGGATAACGATACGGTCGTAATCTCGATCCCAGAAACGCACCTTGTAAGCAAGGCTGGTCTCGTAACACAGAGAGTTGCAAATATTTCTCCAGAAACTTCTGAAGCTCTTGAAGAGTTCATAGCCTATGAACGGAAAGAGCCTACAGAAATCTCTGATAACCCACTATTGACGACTTCCCATGGGAGGGCGAGTGAATCGACGCTTCGACGGGAAGTGAAACAAGCCAGTGAGAGCGCAGAGGAATATCCTGTTGTAGCGTCACCCCTCACACGACACCAAACTAGTTGTATCGTCCCCAGTGAAATCTGGCAGTGTTCCATTTTGCAGTTCCTGGAAAGACAATGA
- a CDS encoding transcription initiation factor IIB family protein, whose amino-acid sequence MAETTCPQCGGQIKEMDPKVGSSVCQSCGLVDPETETEQSEVDNKEDGSNTPVQTETSSLNVTWVSDVNVRDSSDENIVELLLLLDRAAHQLRFCRDNRIRAAELVISGWENRLLQGRSKDALVGASVYLASRESERPVPVSIIAKVVGEKEGLINNSYRELIKTLEIEVPVTGPEAYTQYLGEELGIQVGLVRKVEEFLDCETDISGNPAAIAVGALYLTASAHGHEITLAEAGKAAGVAKETVWRKVNDLRKLEVCESYLIQT is encoded by the coding sequence GTGGCCGAAACAACCTGCCCACAATGTGGTGGGCAAATAAAAGAGATGGATCCGAAGGTTGGTAGCTCGGTTTGCCAGAGTTGTGGATTAGTCGATCCAGAAACGGAAACCGAGCAGTCAGAGGTGGATAATAAAGAAGATGGATCGAATACCCCTGTACAAACAGAAACCTCATCGCTAAACGTGACGTGGGTAAGCGACGTCAACGTCAGGGATTCGTCTGACGAAAATATAGTAGAGCTACTCTTATTGCTTGACAGAGCCGCTCACCAGCTGAGGTTTTGCAGAGATAATCGAATTCGTGCGGCCGAACTGGTGATCTCTGGATGGGAAAACCGTCTCCTACAAGGCCGCAGTAAGGATGCCCTCGTAGGTGCATCCGTTTATTTGGCATCCCGAGAAAGTGAACGGCCTGTACCCGTCAGTATTATAGCAAAGGTCGTCGGTGAGAAGGAGGGACTGATCAATAATTCATATCGGGAACTGATCAAGACGTTAGAAATTGAGGTACCCGTTACCGGACCAGAGGCCTACACTCAGTATTTAGGAGAAGAGTTAGGAATTCAGGTTGGCCTCGTTCGGAAAGTTGAAGAATTTCTAGACTGTGAGACTGATATAAGCGGGAATCCAGCTGCTATCGCTGTTGGAGCACTTTACCTCACTGCCAGCGCTCATGGGCACGAGATAACACTAGCTGAAGCCGGAAAAGCGGCTGGCGTAGCTAAAGAAACAGTCTGGAGAAAAGTCAACGATCTCCGGAAATTAGAAGTCTGTGAGAGCTACCTGATTCAGACCTGA
- a CDS encoding DUF6339 family protein, with the protein MVEEHDEFTSREEVRSLRDDLEAHVEYDPVPEANIDVDALNEAIERATTVFNPDIDTQRSAMDSVLSPLVHQYYEIPPRVAGQIGVWQYLALVEFPDYVVTRWLGHGDLKEKLLGEQNDLYSNQMARLWWGAHLTYDREADHYYGTHKMFNKQRIANYVLDSEFNRCRPAVLAFVGKLHSESGTTIGTVGRRFNQSLSTYQMDSRSRQDFEDQLDRILDFVTT; encoded by the coding sequence ATGGTAGAGGAGCACGACGAATTCACCTCTAGGGAGGAGGTACGCTCTCTGAGAGATGACTTAGAAGCCCATGTCGAATACGACCCGGTCCCTGAGGCTAATATTGATGTAGATGCGCTGAACGAGGCAATCGAACGCGCCACAACGGTCTTCAATCCAGATATCGACACCCAGCGTTCGGCGATGGATTCAGTACTTTCCCCACTTGTCCATCAGTATTACGAGATCCCACCACGTGTCGCGGGCCAAATCGGCGTCTGGCAATACCTTGCGCTTGTTGAATTCCCAGACTATGTTGTGACTCGTTGGCTTGGACATGGTGATCTCAAAGAGAAACTTCTAGGTGAACAAAACGACCTCTATTCGAATCAAATGGCACGTCTGTGGTGGGGTGCCCACTTAACCTACGACCGAGAAGCAGATCACTACTACGGCACCCATAAAATGTTCAATAAGCAACGGATTGCCAATTACGTTCTGGACAGCGAATTCAACCGTTGCCGGCCCGCTGTGCTTGCCTTTGTCGGCAAGCTGCACTCGGAATCTGGGACAACTATTGGCACTGTTGGACGGAGGTTTAACCAATCGCTCTCAACGTATCAAATGGACTCTCGAAGTCGCCAGGATTTCGAAGACCAATTAGATAGAATTCTTGATTTCGTCACCACATGA
- a CDS encoding DNA cytosine methyltransferase, whose translation MKVAAVDLFCGAGGLSYGLQQAGVSVVAGIDQDPDCKYPYEQNIDGEYVRADVHALAQDPEPIAQMYPWDADLKVLAACAPCQPYSTMGHSKGKGHEDHQKWGLLNEVSRIVEYVEPDVVVTENVLQVNQEDGVYDAFIKSLESQDYQVNRDDNKNVYCPEYGIPQKRKRWVVMASKRGSLSLPNPPIRNEDDYPTVQDTIDHLPPIEAGEVSEENDVHRARSLSEKNLERIDNMEPGGDWTLWEKEGLNHLLADCHRKATGRSYKAPYSRMRPNEPSPTITTQFYNYGSGRFGHYDTDQNRALSILEGALLQTFPEDYDFYDDWEDVGVSNLGRMIGNAVPPKLGEYMGKAILSHVGAAAPSVESTVADD comes from the coding sequence ATGAAAGTAGCCGCAGTGGATCTGTTCTGCGGGGCTGGCGGACTCAGTTACGGCCTCCAACAAGCCGGCGTCTCGGTCGTTGCAGGAATTGATCAGGACCCAGACTGTAAGTACCCGTACGAACAGAACATAGACGGCGAATACGTACGAGCAGACGTTCACGCGTTAGCACAAGATCCCGAACCAATCGCACAGATGTATCCGTGGGATGCAGATCTCAAAGTCCTCGCAGCATGTGCACCTTGTCAACCGTACTCCACAATGGGGCACTCAAAGGGAAAGGGTCACGAGGACCATCAAAAATGGGGTTTGCTAAACGAAGTGTCACGGATCGTAGAGTACGTTGAACCGGACGTAGTCGTCACCGAAAACGTACTCCAAGTAAATCAAGAGGATGGGGTATACGACGCGTTCATCAAAAGTCTCGAGTCCCAAGATTATCAAGTAAACCGTGACGATAATAAGAATGTCTACTGTCCTGAATACGGGATCCCACAGAAGCGGAAGCGGTGGGTTGTCATGGCGTCCAAGCGGGGGTCCCTTTCTCTTCCCAACCCCCCGATTCGGAACGAAGACGACTACCCGACGGTTCAAGATACGATTGATCATCTACCACCGATTGAAGCAGGAGAAGTGAGTGAAGAGAACGACGTACATAGAGCACGTTCTCTCTCGGAGAAGAACCTAGAGCGTATCGATAACATGGAACCTGGTGGGGATTGGACTCTCTGGGAAAAAGAGGGCCTCAACCATCTTCTCGCAGACTGTCACCGGAAGGCCACTGGGCGCTCGTACAAAGCTCCCTACAGCCGGATGCGGCCCAACGAACCCTCGCCGACTATCACGACGCAGTTCTACAATTACGGGAGTGGTCGCTTCGGACACTACGACACAGACCAGAATCGGGCACTCTCGATCCTCGAGGGAGCACTACTTCAGACGTTCCCAGAAGACTATGACTTCTACGACGATTGGGAGGACGTCGGTGTGTCAAATCTGGGCCGCATGATCGGCAACGCGGTCCCCCCGAAGCTCGGTGAGTACATGGGCAAGGCAATCCTTTCACACGTAGGCGCGGCAGCGCCGTCTGTCGAGTCTACAGTCGCCGACGACTGA
- a CDS encoding DUF7344 domain-containing protein, translating into MGRNNCGGDYLSRVYHSLRAPRRRYVIELVADSDEDLSVRTLAREIAAREQDVPLERATGEPYRNVYNALSQTHLSTLSDADVIIYDSERQTVAAGPNLAIALLLSNLNQAALRTLQNLEYVNPDESDS; encoded by the coding sequence ATGGGCCGTAACAACTGCGGTGGCGACTACCTCTCGAGGGTATATCACTCCCTCAGAGCGCCACGACGCCGTTACGTGATCGAATTGGTTGCTGATAGCGATGAGGACCTCTCGGTTCGAACTCTCGCTCGAGAGATCGCTGCTCGAGAGCAAGATGTCCCGTTGGAACGCGCGACCGGTGAACCGTATCGAAACGTGTACAATGCACTTTCTCAGACGCATCTATCGACCCTATCGGATGCTGACGTCATCATCTATGACTCCGAGCGCCAGACCGTAGCCGCAGGGCCGAACCTAGCGATCGCCCTTCTTCTGAGTAATCTTAATCAAGCCGCTCTCCGGACATTACAGAATCTCGAGTACGTAAATCCCGATGAATCCGACTCGTGA
- a CDS encoding recombinase family protein yields the protein MDGPHIPKREGSIAQSGSEDESELEAGIYARTSSPSQNSKYSIDEQINRCWEQCEAAGWSVEYVFFDKAESGRDVDRPQFQKMLEQAEAGRIDVVVFWKLDRFCRSLADLVRIEDKLRSWDVALQSVTEYIDTTSPVGRFNFRNLASAAELESDLTSQRVQIGMYGLAKDHKWPNDHPPLGYEKTSDGRLEINDEEAGLVRRIFRVYLEERSMPQVAYLLNEKDLTTKKGEKWCRQSVRTVLSNELYVGNYELADFNEYVEEYQIVSEDLFEAVVETRYRFQNASDEMDPQRKKSKSEEILSHFKTMVKRGDG from the coding sequence ATGGACGGGCCCCACATTCCGAAACGGGAGGGTTCGATTGCTCAAAGCGGCTCTGAAGATGAGTCAGAACTCGAAGCTGGGATCTATGCGAGAACTTCTTCTCCGTCTCAAAATTCAAAATACTCCATAGATGAACAGATCAACCGTTGCTGGGAACAGTGCGAGGCAGCTGGTTGGTCGGTTGAGTATGTGTTCTTCGATAAAGCAGAATCGGGTCGAGACGTCGATAGGCCACAGTTTCAGAAGATGCTGGAGCAAGCCGAAGCAGGTCGGATCGATGTCGTCGTCTTCTGGAAATTAGATCGGTTTTGTCGGTCGCTTGCGGATCTGGTTCGAATAGAAGACAAGTTGCGCTCCTGGGATGTTGCGCTACAGAGTGTAACGGAATATATCGACACGACATCTCCAGTTGGCCGGTTCAACTTCCGGAATCTTGCATCGGCTGCAGAACTGGAAAGCGATCTCACGAGCCAACGAGTCCAAATCGGCATGTATGGACTGGCCAAAGATCACAAGTGGCCGAACGACCATCCACCGCTCGGTTACGAGAAAACCAGCGATGGACGATTGGAGATTAACGACGAGGAAGCGGGTCTCGTTCGGAGGATTTTCCGAGTCTACCTTGAGGAGCGCTCCATGCCCCAGGTGGCCTATCTACTGAATGAGAAGGATCTCACGACGAAGAAAGGTGAGAAATGGTGTCGACAATCGGTAAGAACGGTACTTAGTAACGAGTTGTACGTCGGGAATTACGAGCTGGCAGATTTTAATGAATATGTAGAAGAATATCAAATTGTAAGCGAAGACTTGTTCGAAGCAGTCGTCGAGACTCGGTATCGGTTTCAAAATGCGAGTGACGAGATGGATCCACAGCGAAAGAAATCGAAAAGCGAGGAGATACTGAGTCACTTCAAGACAATGGTCAAGAGAGGTGATGGATAG
- a CDS encoding IS630 family transposase yields the protein MGRLDDISIEELHELREQTEGEIPRERVLAAIGRKQGDKIATLAERHGVVEKTIRNWLDRFEEEPIEQAPYDDPRPGGPSKLTADEREQLEEALQQPPTELGYEHQAWSPKLLLHYVKEEFDVEYTESHARYLLHEAGLSWRTARPRNHEADPEEEAEFKETVEKNGPN from the coding sequence ATGGGTCGTCTGGACGATATCTCTATAGAAGAGCTTCACGAGCTTCGAGAGCAGACAGAGGGAGAGATTCCACGGGAGCGAGTGCTTGCGGCGATCGGCCGCAAGCAGGGCGACAAGATCGCGACGCTGGCTGAACGTCACGGGGTTGTCGAGAAAACCATCCGTAACTGGCTCGATCGGTTCGAGGAAGAACCGATCGAGCAGGCACCCTACGACGACCCTCGACCGGGTGGACCATCGAAACTCACCGCTGACGAACGCGAGCAGTTGGAAGAAGCTCTCCAGCAGCCACCGACCGAACTTGGCTACGAGCACCAAGCGTGGTCGCCAAAGCTTCTGCTTCACTACGTCAAAGAAGAGTTCGACGTTGAGTACACCGAAAGCCACGCGCGATATCTCTTGCACGAGGCCGGGCTGTCCTGGCGGACAGCGCGGCCTCGCAATCACGAAGCCGATCCCGAAGAAGAAGCCGAATTTAAAGAGACAGTCGAAAAAAACGGCCCGAACTGA
- a CDS encoding recombinase family protein produces the protein MESAIFFPLLLGLLRRDKVDGDRWALLSRVSTGPQMAGQSTERQLNNLENEVKRVDGDVRKEVEVAESAATVKRESLEEIAALAEKGEIDIVGVSKLDRLTRADPWESFEYLKRLKEADVILYAGTHGYFDWDDLYDFQMLVRQVVFSREWYQRIRDNARDGQIGKLEQGKWPFGQPPFGYYKDDNDYVLLTEQGEEIIPEIFELYRQKQNRAEVKRIINDRYERTVSDSQLKTLLQSRLCLGQLTLEGEVIKENPQLAVIGLDVFNAVQEILDRRSSVSTGTRAVPKPVERAAKQYGEEYVLTLIDSIDTQCRKCGGDLQHNGDIERWETKLKNYVCQDCDHQGPLLTQEEFNELHDTLPLRCPSCPETEHFEIDQNEGGDWDYSYTCLRCGNVFGTDLLPDKYRRGFERPDLKFTWTGDTPTDQAREDQISDEDGSGLNQVALTDF, from the coding sequence ATGGAGAGTGCCATTTTCTTTCCTCTATTGCTAGGTCTCTTGCGACGTGATAAGGTGGATGGCGACCGGTGGGCGCTCCTTTCGCGCGTAAGCACTGGTCCCCAAATGGCCGGACAGAGCACCGAGAGGCAACTCAACAACCTTGAGAATGAAGTCAAAAGAGTTGACGGAGATGTTCGGAAAGAAGTGGAAGTCGCCGAGTCAGCAGCTACCGTAAAAAGGGAATCGTTAGAAGAAATTGCAGCTCTTGCAGAGAAAGGCGAGATTGATATTGTTGGCGTCTCGAAACTTGATCGTCTTACTCGGGCGGATCCATGGGAGAGTTTCGAATATCTGAAACGGTTGAAGGAAGCCGACGTCATCCTCTACGCAGGCACACACGGCTACTTCGACTGGGATGATCTTTACGACTTCCAGATGTTAGTTCGCCAGGTCGTTTTCTCACGGGAATGGTATCAGCGAATCCGTGACAATGCGCGTGACGGCCAGATTGGAAAACTTGAGCAAGGAAAGTGGCCTTTCGGACAGCCGCCTTTCGGTTACTACAAAGATGATAATGATTACGTTTTGTTAACCGAGCAGGGTGAAGAGATCATTCCTGAAATCTTCGAGTTGTATCGGCAAAAGCAAAACCGGGCGGAAGTAAAACGGATAATTAATGACCGATATGAACGTACAGTAAGTGACTCTCAACTGAAAACACTCCTTCAAAGCCGTCTGTGTCTGGGCCAACTAACACTCGAAGGCGAGGTTATCAAGGAGAACCCACAGCTTGCAGTCATTGGTCTAGATGTCTTCAATGCAGTCCAAGAAATCCTTGATAGACGGAGTTCAGTTTCAACAGGTACTCGAGCGGTTCCTAAACCTGTAGAGCGAGCTGCAAAGCAATATGGCGAAGAGTACGTCCTGACTCTGATCGACAGCATAGACACACAGTGCAGAAAATGCGGCGGTGATCTACAGCATAATGGAGATATTGAGCGCTGGGAAACGAAGTTGAAAAACTACGTCTGCCAAGACTGTGACCACCAAGGCCCCCTTCTCACGCAGGAAGAGTTCAATGAACTACACGACACGCTCCCATTGCGGTGTCCCTCTTGTCCCGAGACTGAACACTTTGAGATTGACCAGAACGAGGGCGGAGACTGGGATTACTCGTACACGTGCTTGAGGTGCGGTAACGTGTTTGGAACCGATTTGCTTCCCGACAAATATCGGCGTGGATTTGAACGGCCAGATCTCAAGTTCACGTGGACAGGAGATACACCCACCGATCAAGCCCGTGAAGATCAAATTAGCGATGAGGATGGATCAGGTCTGAATCAGGTAGCTCTCACAGACTTCTAA
- a CDS encoding DUF6339 family protein, with amino-acid sequence MIDNRFLAGDRELTEEDLRPYLQPLGRSIDLSPIDERIEEIRADSEIGAQSSLIDAELAPTLHRALDLTRNEAADAGLWHYLCVVRFPEFVHYRWDHVYDPESPGNMEEKFLKAGTDAYSNALHRIWWGAELTYEKAESGDIKDRDYSRTKRVLGFQELANDILDHDFARYIPVTHACGDLLCHDTLNEIKEEGTYNNPPSNSNIVSRTTTLLREELTVRRVEMMEEDDIVETIEDLRDDVMRREAGWS; translated from the coding sequence ATGATTGACAATCGATTCCTTGCGGGAGATCGTGAGCTCACGGAAGAGGATCTTCGTCCGTACTTACAACCGCTAGGTCGTTCCATAGACCTAAGTCCGATAGACGAGCGGATTGAGGAGATCCGTGCTGATAGCGAGATAGGTGCCCAGTCCTCACTAATTGACGCTGAGTTAGCGCCGACACTACACCGTGCTCTCGACCTGACGCGCAATGAGGCGGCAGATGCCGGGTTGTGGCATTACCTCTGTGTCGTTCGATTCCCGGAGTTCGTTCATTACCGGTGGGATCACGTCTATGATCCGGAGAGTCCAGGTAATATGGAAGAGAAGTTCTTAAAAGCCGGAACGGACGCCTACTCCAACGCATTGCACCGAATCTGGTGGGGTGCAGAGCTCACCTATGAGAAAGCTGAATCGGGAGATATCAAGGATCGGGACTACAGTAGAACAAAACGAGTCCTCGGTTTCCAGGAACTCGCCAATGATATTCTGGACCACGACTTTGCACGGTACATCCCCGTTACGCACGCCTGCGGTGATCTCCTCTGCCACGACACGCTGAACGAGATTAAGGAGGAGGGTACGTACAACAATCCACCGTCAAACAGTAACATTGTGAGCCGAACGACGACACTACTCCGGGAAGAACTGACGGTTCGACGTGTGGAGATGATGGAGGAAGACGACATTGTGGAGACAATAGAGGACCTGCGTGACGACGTGATGCGCCGAGAGGCTGGCTGGTCGTAG
- a CDS encoding HhH-GPD family protein, which produces MSSETQHRFRTNLLEWGKENRREYPWRQLDRTLYEVFIAEFFLTQTPADNVAAVYPGFLERFPTLEEITEAGEQELVEAIEPLGFQNMRAEALKQIASTHDHLPIEPEALMELPRVGRYVANATLCFARGDRLPVLDRNVERVYSRVFRDAWPETEADQLTFAQRLVPDEARVYNLALLDFGALVCRTEPLCEQCFANKYCVYFQGSAGRT; this is translated from the coding sequence ATGTCATCTGAGACCCAGCACCGATTTCGGACAAACCTGCTTGAATGGGGAAAGGAGAACCGCCGTGAATATCCGTGGCGGCAACTGGATCGAACACTATACGAGGTATTCATAGCGGAGTTCTTCCTGACTCAGACACCGGCTGACAACGTTGCAGCGGTCTATCCAGGGTTCTTGGAACGGTTCCCAACGCTGGAGGAGATTACGGAGGCCGGTGAGCAGGAGCTCGTTGAAGCTATTGAGCCCCTCGGATTCCAAAACATGCGTGCAGAGGCGCTGAAGCAGATTGCCTCAACGCACGATCACCTCCCCATTGAGCCGGAAGCGCTGATGGAACTTCCGCGAGTGGGTCGATACGTGGCGAACGCCACGTTGTGCTTCGCTCGTGGTGACCGGTTACCGGTACTTGACAGGAATGTTGAGAGGGTGTACAGTCGAGTATTTCGAGATGCATGGCCCGAGACAGAAGCGGATCAGTTGACTTTCGCGCAGAGACTGGTACCTGACGAAGCTCGTGTGTACAATCTCGCTTTGCTCGATTTCGGTGCGTTGGTTTGCCGGACAGAACCGCTATGTGAGCAGTGTTTCGCCAACAAGTACTGTGTTTACTTCCAAGGATCGGCAGGGCGTACGTAG
- a CDS encoding DUF6339 family protein, with protein sequence MQGEATLTDEQLNKYVEPMPGHPKADLDRIDSAVQQVLDEYQEYNTAIDGALAEDIHRGLDITRRTAGDPGLWHWLAVVRYPDLVRHRWEYRSEEAMREKFLGAGSDLYSNAIHRLWWIAELTSRGDDYSTTDAVFANQTMVNKVFDRWFARYQPAVQVMCDELEDEKSRVIDETTRRFNHALTNVQLEGLSEDEAREIIREIVAESQ encoded by the coding sequence ATGCAAGGCGAGGCGACGCTCACCGACGAACAGCTAAATAAGTACGTAGAGCCTATGCCAGGACATCCGAAGGCCGACCTTGACAGGATTGATTCGGCGGTACAGCAGGTGTTAGATGAGTATCAGGAGTACAACACTGCTATAGATGGTGCACTCGCTGAAGACATTCATCGCGGCCTTGACATTACAAGGCGAACTGCCGGGGATCCGGGCCTCTGGCACTGGCTAGCAGTCGTCCGGTATCCCGATCTCGTCCGGCACCGTTGGGAGTATCGTTCTGAGGAGGCGATGAGAGAGAAGTTCCTCGGTGCAGGCTCCGACTTGTACTCAAACGCCATCCACCGTCTCTGGTGGATCGCAGAGCTCACATCTCGTGGTGACGATTATTCGACAACAGACGCGGTCTTTGCCAATCAGACTATGGTCAACAAGGTGTTTGACCGCTGGTTTGCGCGCTATCAGCCTGCCGTTCAAGTCATGTGTGACGAACTTGAAGATGAAAAGTCGCGTGTCATTGACGAGACCACGCGACGATTCAACCACGCACTGACGAACGTACAACTTGAAGGACTATCAGAGGACGAGGCACGAGAGATAATTCGAGAGATCGTCGCTGAATCCCAATAA
- a CDS encoding CRISPR-associated protein Cas4, protein MSEVGSSEEESQMPEANLVDEISGERFRDWYRKREFRKNIEDGNPYFNGPSSVPSPRKHSPSQLLQCHRKIAYRQHNAPAEKSDPVGIFWFGSRFEEELVQAFLKEAVIDDHEYVTNSLWVDFTVQTDAGEIQIKGETDPVIVDSDGNPLLLTEIKTKQAVDNVQSPNRHHRAQAHAYMKGLSEKHDRKVTDAVVLYGSRKTLDVKSFHIEFDPWFWRNTVLAWAETHTSYRLDEELPPANPEYGWECNFCSFRDRCGRGSASYESIGPVGLLPLHEYPREEAIRHLESHGNAKLTPTLSNRYPELASRFEVHDWRCERCDATYPHDSVEWTGDLSEPPLCPSCCDCGVPATLRGDSILSQGKEGE, encoded by the coding sequence ATGAGCGAAGTAGGTAGTAGCGAAGAGGAGTCCCAGATGCCCGAGGCCAACCTGGTCGACGAGATTTCTGGAGAGCGATTTCGAGACTGGTATCGGAAAAGGGAGTTCAGAAAGAACATCGAAGACGGAAACCCGTATTTTAACGGTCCCTCGTCGGTCCCCTCCCCCAGAAAACACAGTCCAAGCCAACTACTGCAGTGTCACCGGAAAATCGCGTACCGACAGCACAACGCACCAGCAGAAAAATCGGACCCAGTGGGAATCTTCTGGTTCGGGTCCCGATTTGAAGAAGAGCTTGTGCAGGCCTTTCTCAAAGAAGCTGTGATCGATGATCACGAATACGTTACAAACTCACTCTGGGTCGATTTCACGGTCCAGACAGACGCTGGTGAGATCCAGATCAAAGGTGAAACGGACCCCGTAATCGTAGACTCAGACGGCAATCCATTGCTTCTGACAGAGATCAAGACCAAGCAAGCCGTAGACAACGTTCAATCGCCGAACAGACATCACCGGGCACAGGCGCATGCCTACATGAAGGGGCTGAGCGAGAAACACGACCGGAAAGTGACGGACGCAGTCGTCCTGTACGGAAGTCGAAAAACCCTTGATGTCAAATCGTTCCACATCGAATTCGATCCGTGGTTCTGGCGCAACACGGTCCTAGCTTGGGCGGAGACACATACGTCGTATCGGCTTGACGAGGAGTTGCCACCAGCAAATCCCGAGTACGGCTGGGAGTGTAACTTTTGTTCTTTTAGAGACCGGTGCGGTCGAGGGAGTGCAAGCTACGAGAGCATAGGCCCTGTAGGATTGCTCCCGCTCCATGAATACCCCCGAGAAGAGGCTATACGTCACCTGGAGAGTCATGGGAATGCAAAACTTACACCGACCCTATCAAATCGGTATCCAGAATTAGCGAGCAGATTCGAGGTCCACGATTGGCGATGTGAACGTTGCGATGCGACCTATCCACACGATTCAGTTGAATGGACCGGAGATCTTTCGGAGCCACCTCTCTGTCCCTCCTGTTGCGATTGCGGTGTGCCAGCTACACTGCGTGGAGACTCCATCCTCTCACAGGGGAAAGAGGGTGAATGA